The Mucilaginibacter mallensis genome has a segment encoding these proteins:
- a CDS encoding transketolase, whose translation MQNNIRDNKELEAIALNVREHIIKMSTDGGCFTGASLSAVDMIVYLYAEFLNLHKDNLTDPERDYLFLSKGHDVPALYGTFAELGLIEKERLANHLSINDHIYWHPNTHIPGIEFHSGSLGHLPSVAIGVAMDIKIRGGANKVICIMGDGELNEGSCWEAVLVANAYKLDNLIFVIDRNKFQANMATEDLIPLEPLHNKFTAFGAAVSRIDGHDFNELRRAFEKYPFAEGKLNVVIADTIRGKGLPSIQARADRWFCNFSADEVEQLLQELHGEHTTQLTSETLVVR comes from the coding sequence ATGCAAAATAATATACGCGACAATAAAGAGCTGGAGGCAATAGCGCTGAATGTACGGGAGCATATCATCAAAATGTCGACCGATGGGGGATGTTTTACCGGGGCTTCATTATCGGCAGTTGATATGATCGTTTACCTGTATGCTGAATTTTTAAACCTGCATAAAGATAACTTAACAGATCCTGAGCGCGATTACCTGTTCCTGTCCAAAGGCCATGATGTGCCTGCGCTATATGGCACTTTTGCCGAGCTGGGTTTGATTGAAAAAGAAAGATTGGCCAATCACTTATCTATAAACGATCATATCTACTGGCACCCAAACACGCATATCCCGGGTATTGAATTTCATTCCGGCTCATTGGGGCATTTGCCATCGGTAGCTATTGGCGTTGCTATGGATATCAAGATTCGTGGCGGCGCTAATAAAGTAATATGCATTATGGGCGATGGTGAACTGAACGAAGGCTCGTGTTGGGAAGCAGTTTTGGTGGCCAATGCCTATAAACTGGATAACCTGATTTTTGTTATCGACCGTAATAAATTCCAGGCCAATATGGCTACAGAGGATTTGATCCCGCTGGAACCATTACATAATAAATTTACTGCTTTTGGAGCTGCTGTAAGCCGGATAGATGGACATGATTTTAACGAACTGCGCCGTGCATTTGAAAAATATCCCTTCGCCGAAGGCAAACTGAATGTAGTTATAGCCGATACGATTAGAGGTAAAGGCCTGCCAAGCATTCAGGCCCGCGCCGACCGCTGGTTCTGCAATTTCTCTGCCGATGAAGTGGAGCAGCTTTTACAGGAGCTGCATGGCGAACACACAACTCAATTAACATCAGAAACTTTAGTGGTTAGATAA
- a CDS encoding transketolase family protein produces the protein MSYEELLTELSLADERFVVMTAENRALIRNLPQLLGKRFIDTGITEQTMIGAAAGLALRNRIPVVHALASFLSMRAFEFIRTDAGIPSLPVKLSAFIPGLLSDANGPTHQAIEDVSIMRGIPNMTVFAPADEDDMVKMMPEIWASPKPAYTRINTRKTSYVHAPFEPGKAEVIEQGTDVTILTYGLLFEQALIATEILKSEGLSVGLINMRSLKPVDEQAILKAVDQSELIVTLEDHFLTGGLYTIVAEVLLKHQKTAKVLPFALNEKWFKPALLPAVIEYEGFSGKQVAEVILGYQTNHIQPEILKPQFAE, from the coding sequence ATGTCGTACGAAGAATTACTTACTGAATTGTCGCTGGCTGATGAACGTTTTGTCGTAATGACTGCCGAAAATCGTGCGCTGATACGTAACCTGCCCCAGTTATTAGGCAAACGTTTTATTGATACCGGCATAACCGAACAAACCATGATAGGAGCAGCCGCTGGTCTTGCTTTGCGTAATCGCATACCCGTTGTACATGCGCTGGCTTCTTTCTTATCCATGCGGGCGTTTGAATTTATCCGTACTGATGCAGGGATACCGTCATTACCTGTAAAATTAAGCGCTTTTATACCGGGTTTATTATCAGATGCCAATGGCCCAACCCACCAGGCTATTGAGGATGTATCCATTATGCGCGGTATCCCCAACATGACGGTTTTTGCTCCGGCAGATGAGGATGATATGGTGAAAATGATGCCTGAAATATGGGCATCACCTAAACCCGCATATACTCGCATCAATACCCGTAAAACAAGCTATGTACATGCCCCATTTGAACCCGGCAAAGCCGAGGTGATCGAACAGGGTACTGATGTAACTATCCTCACTTATGGATTGCTTTTTGAACAGGCATTGATAGCTACTGAAATATTAAAGAGTGAAGGTTTATCAGTAGGCCTTATCAATATGCGCAGCCTTAAACCGGTTGATGAGCAGGCCATATTGAAAGCTGTTGACCAAAGCGAGCTTATTGTAACGCTTGAAGATCATTTCCTTACAGGTGGACTGTACACCATTGTTGCCGAAGTATTATTGAAACATCAAAAAACTGCAAAGGTATTGCCTTTCGCACTCAATGAAAAATGGTTTAAACCGGCGTTGCTGCCTGCTGTAATAGAGTATGAGGGCTTCAGCGGTAAACAGGTTGCGGAAGTTATACTTGGCTACCAAACCAATCATATCCAACCAGAAATTTTAAAACCTCAGTTCGCTGAATAA
- a CDS encoding N-acetylneuraminate synthase family protein, with product MKNILQEKASRIKLLITDCDGVLTDGGVYYGEEGEQLKKFNIQDGMGVERLRKLLGIETAIITGEASPSVVKRAQKLQITELHLLAKNKPAILKEMLSRLQLTGEEIAYIGDDYNDLEIMKLVGFTASPANALPGIKAQVDYVCESKGGEGCFREFAELIIDLKSEVFELANEVITLNNGRKIGKGESCYIIAEIGINHNGSLEITKKLIDEAVAAKADAVKFQKRTPEICVPKDQWEVMRDTPWGRMSYIDYKRKTEFGIAEYATIDQYCKKAGIDWFVSTWDVPSVDFMEQFDTVMYKLASASLTDFELIERILETGRPLMLSTGMSTMKEIENALAFINAFSPDYPLFVAHSTSAYPCKPEELNLKMIQTLENKFPGIPIGYSGHETGLATTVAAVSMGATFVERHFTLDRAMWGSDHAASVEPQGLQRLVRDIRDVEIAAGDGVKKVYESELGPMKRLRVNISDEYKTKPLIS from the coding sequence ATGAAAAATATCTTACAAGAAAAAGCATCACGCATTAAATTATTGATCACCGATTGTGACGGCGTTTTAACTGATGGCGGCGTTTATTATGGTGAAGAGGGCGAGCAGCTAAAAAAATTCAATATACAGGATGGGATGGGGGTTGAACGCCTGCGCAAGTTGTTGGGCATTGAAACCGCGATTATAACCGGTGAGGCATCACCATCGGTAGTTAAAAGAGCTCAAAAATTACAGATAACCGAATTGCATTTGCTGGCAAAGAATAAGCCTGCAATTTTAAAAGAAATGCTATCACGCCTGCAATTAACAGGTGAGGAAATTGCCTATATCGGTGATGATTATAATGATCTTGAAATAATGAAGCTGGTGGGCTTTACAGCAAGCCCAGCTAATGCCTTGCCTGGTATAAAAGCGCAGGTTGATTATGTATGCGAAAGCAAAGGCGGCGAAGGTTGTTTCCGTGAATTCGCCGAGCTGATCATCGACCTTAAAAGTGAAGTATTTGAGTTAGCAAACGAGGTGATCACCCTTAACAATGGTCGCAAAATAGGTAAGGGCGAGTCATGCTATATTATTGCAGAGATTGGTATCAACCATAATGGTTCATTAGAGATCACAAAAAAACTGATTGACGAAGCAGTGGCAGCTAAGGCTGACGCAGTTAAATTCCAGAAACGGACCCCGGAGATATGTGTGCCCAAAGACCAGTGGGAGGTAATGCGCGATACGCCTTGGGGCCGTATGAGCTATATCGACTATAAACGTAAAACAGAGTTCGGCATAGCCGAATACGCAACTATTGATCAATATTGTAAAAAAGCAGGCATCGACTGGTTCGTATCAACCTGGGATGTGCCCTCAGTTGATTTTATGGAGCAGTTTGATACCGTAATGTACAAGCTGGCATCGGCTTCACTTACTGATTTTGAGCTGATAGAAAGAATATTGGAAACTGGTCGCCCATTGATGCTCTCAACCGGCATGTCGACTATGAAGGAGATTGAAAATGCACTGGCATTTATCAATGCTTTCAGCCCGGATTACCCACTATTTGTAGCGCATTCAACTTCAGCATACCCTTGCAAGCCTGAGGAGCTTAACCTTAAAATGATCCAAACGCTTGAAAATAAATTTCCGGGCATACCGATCGGTTATTCGGGACATGAGACAGGTTTGGCTACTACCGTCGCAGCCGTTAGCATGGGCGCAACTTTTGTTGAAAGGCACTTTACGCTTGATCGTGCCATGTGGGGATCAGACCATGCTGCATCTGTTGAGCCGCAGGGCCTGCAACGCCTGGTACGCGACATCCGCGATGTGGAAATTGCCGCAGGCGACGGCGTAAAAAAAGTTTATGAATCAGAACTTGGGCCAATGAAAAGGCTGCGGGTGAATATTAGTGATGAGTATAAGACAAAGCCTTTAATTAGCTAA
- a CDS encoding SDR family oxidoreductase: MDLFSLNQKTAVVTGALGLIGKKHCEALALAGANVMVADVNAQKSAEFAQELGAQHMGIGIDVTNKASVTNALNEVIAKYGSVDILVNNAAINDMFENPALAKDLSAFENYPLEVFQKSLDVNITGVFLCSQVFGSVMAEQGSGSIINIASTYGMVGPDQTIYRNECGEQTFYKSAAYPVTKGAIINFTRFLAAYWGDKGVRVNTLSPGGVENGQNEFFIHNYSAKTLLGRMAKANDYQGALIFLASEASAYMTGANLVVDGGWTAI, encoded by the coding sequence ATGGATTTGTTTTCATTAAACCAAAAAACGGCTGTTGTTACCGGCGCGCTCGGGCTCATTGGTAAAAAACACTGTGAAGCATTGGCTTTAGCTGGCGCGAATGTGATGGTTGCTGATGTTAACGCTCAAAAGTCCGCTGAATTTGCGCAGGAACTGGGCGCTCAGCATATGGGTATTGGTATTGATGTTACCAATAAAGCATCTGTTACTAATGCCTTGAACGAGGTAATCGCTAAATACGGTTCGGTTGATATATTGGTAAACAATGCTGCTATAAATGATATGTTCGAGAACCCGGCATTGGCGAAAGATCTTTCAGCATTTGAGAATTACCCGCTGGAGGTTTTCCAAAAATCATTGGATGTTAATATAACCGGTGTGTTTTTATGCTCGCAGGTATTTGGTTCTGTAATGGCTGAGCAGGGCAGCGGGAGTATCATCAACATCGCATCAACCTATGGCATGGTTGGCCCAGACCAAACTATTTATCGTAATGAATGCGGTGAGCAAACTTTTTATAAGTCGGCGGCATACCCGGTTACCAAAGGTGCTATCATCAATTTTACACGCTTTTTAGCGGCATACTGGGGCGATAAAGGGGTGAGGGTGAACACGCTTTCGCCGGGTGGTGTAGAGAATGGGCAGAACGAGTTTTTTATTCATAATTATTCAGCAAAAACATTATTGGGCCGCATGGCCAAAGCAAACGACTACCAGGGCGCGCTAATTTTTCTGGCAAGTGAAGCATCAGCTTACATGACCGGGGCAAACCTTGTGGTGGACGGTGGCTGGACAGCAATTTAA
- a CDS encoding aminotransferase class III-fold pyridoxal phosphate-dependent enzyme yields MSNKIAFNENYPDITQSDKLYERALKVQKPVTQTLAKGPGQFTKGVAPKYLVKGKGSHVWDADDNEYIDFNAAIGPVSLGYAYPAVDNAIKKQLENGITFSLMHPLEVELSELVQQVIPNAEAVKIAKTGADVCSAAIRVARAFTGRDKVFCCGYHGWHDWYIGITSRNAGVPEPVQDLTFTFEYNDIESIKAALDETVAALILEPFIFQAPAPGFLQELAEVCKENGTLLIFDEMWTGFRIAVGGAQEYFNVKADLAVYSKACANGMPIALLTGRADVMELFNSKVFSYTTFGGEALSLAACIATINELIDKNVPQYLDEKGALLKDGYNKLAIELSMDKYTNCIGFNCRTMVTFTPEAGNGLEVKTLMQQEMIKRGVLWAGFHNMCYSHTDEDIDYTLLAYRDVLPIVKEAIESGNIKQYLKGEVLEAVFRKVSNYNIKPKNTLAS; encoded by the coding sequence ATGTCTAACAAAATAGCATTTAACGAGAATTATCCGGACATCACCCAATCCGATAAATTATACGAACGCGCGCTTAAAGTGCAAAAACCGGTTACACAAACGCTGGCAAAAGGCCCCGGGCAGTTTACCAAAGGTGTAGCACCTAAATATTTGGTAAAAGGCAAAGGATCACATGTTTGGGATGCTGACGATAACGAATACATTGATTTTAACGCTGCCATTGGCCCGGTATCATTAGGCTATGCTTACCCGGCTGTTGATAATGCGATAAAAAAACAACTGGAGAATGGCATCACCTTTTCACTGATGCACCCACTTGAAGTTGAATTATCAGAACTGGTACAGCAGGTTATCCCTAATGCAGAGGCTGTGAAAATAGCCAAAACGGGTGCTGATGTATGTTCCGCAGCTATTCGTGTTGCAAGGGCGTTTACAGGGCGCGATAAGGTGTTTTGCTGTGGCTATCATGGCTGGCACGATTGGTATATCGGTATCACCAGCCGTAACGCGGGTGTGCCTGAGCCCGTACAGGACCTAACCTTTACGTTTGAATACAACGATATCGAATCCATAAAAGCTGCGCTTGATGAAACTGTAGCGGCCTTAATATTGGAGCCTTTTATCTTCCAGGCGCCAGCTCCTGGTTTTCTACAGGAACTGGCAGAGGTATGTAAGGAGAATGGTACGCTGTTGATATTCGACGAAATGTGGACAGGTTTCCGCATTGCCGTTGGCGGCGCGCAGGAATATTTTAATGTAAAAGCTGATCTGGCAGTTTACTCAAAGGCATGTGCAAATGGGATGCCTATCGCCTTGTTAACCGGCAGGGCCGATGTGATGGAGCTTTTCAATTCAAAGGTATTCAGCTATACCACTTTTGGCGGCGAGGCTTTATCGCTGGCAGCTTGTATAGCTACAATAAATGAGCTGATCGACAAAAATGTACCGCAATATTTGGATGAAAAAGGCGCATTGCTAAAAGATGGCTACAACAAATTAGCTATTGAACTGAGTATGGATAAATACACTAATTGTATCGGTTTTAATTGCCGCACAATGGTAACATTTACGCCAGAGGCTGGCAATGGACTTGAGGTTAAAACCTTAATGCAGCAGGAAATGATAAAACGCGGCGTATTGTGGGCAGGTTTCCATAATATGTGCTACAGCCATACTGATGAGGATATTGACTATACACTTTTAGCTTACCGCGATGTACTGCCAATAGTAAAAGAGGCTATTGAAAGCGGCAACATCAAGCAATACCTGAAAGGCGAAGTATTGGAGGCTGTTTTCCGCAAGGTGAGCAACTATAATATCAAACCTAAAAACACATTGGCCAGCTAA
- a CDS encoding cytidylyltransferase domain-containing protein, whose amino-acid sequence MAQNILIVVQARMASSRLPGKVMLPLLGKSLLTRMVERLQMIRHEAAIVIATSVNAEDNIIEQEAAAINIPCYRGSVNNLLERHYMSAVKHNADIVLKIPSDCPLIDPQIIDEVLDFFFQHPGKYDYVSNLHPATWPDGNDVEIMTMACLEKNWRLAERPLELEHTTPYIWENPDQFNIGNVSWGKGLDYSMSHRFTIDYREDYEFINRVYEELYLQNPGFSCDDIINLITEKPEIYELNAVYAGVNWYRHHLNELNTISADQTKKAANK is encoded by the coding sequence ATGGCTCAAAATATACTAATCGTGGTGCAGGCGCGCATGGCTTCAAGCAGGTTGCCGGGCAAAGTTATGCTGCCTTTGCTAGGCAAAAGCTTGCTGACTAGGATGGTGGAACGTTTGCAGATGATAAGGCATGAGGCTGCCATTGTTATTGCTACCTCAGTTAACGCTGAAGACAATATAATTGAACAGGAAGCAGCTGCTATTAATATACCCTGTTATCGCGGCAGCGTTAATAATTTACTGGAAAGGCATTACATGTCGGCAGTAAAACATAATGCGGATATCGTACTGAAAATACCCTCTGATTGCCCGTTGATAGATCCACAGATCATTGATGAAGTGCTTGATTTCTTCTTTCAACACCCAGGCAAATATGATTATGTAAGTAACTTGCACCCAGCTACCTGGCCCGATGGCAATGATGTGGAGATCATGACCATGGCCTGCCTCGAAAAAAACTGGCGGCTGGCTGAACGTCCTTTAGAACTGGAACATACCACGCCCTACATATGGGAAAATCCTGATCAGTTTAACATAGGTAATGTGAGCTGGGGTAAGGGTTTGGATTACTCTATGTCGCACCGTTTTACTATTGATTATCGCGAAGACTACGAGTTTATCAACAGGGTTTATGAAGAATTGTATCTGCAAAATCCAGGTTTTTCCTGCGATGATATCATCAATCTCATAACTGAAAAGCCTGAGATATATGAACTTAATGCAGTCTATGCAGGTGTAAACTGGTACAGGCACCATTTAAATGAACTGAATACTATCTCGGCTGATCAAACAAAAAAAGCAGCCAATAAATAA